A window of the Bombina bombina isolate aBomBom1 chromosome 3, aBomBom1.pri, whole genome shotgun sequence genome harbors these coding sequences:
- the THRSP gene encoding thyroid hormone-inducible hepatic protein: MQKSQISCLFTVMSKYCATARDMEQVIMLPSLLREVPMETQGNTANNSSNDLYEQYIKLKTVKISLENGFLPLAHHDLKMEGNANAVSTMDEEAFYYHLLGLFQILNQLTQEARELTSKYKDLLGATR; encoded by the coding sequence ATGCAAAAGTCACAAATCAGCTGCCTTTTCACTGTGATGAGCAAATACTGCGCCACAGCACGAGACATGGAGCAAGTCATCATGTTACCCAGTCTTCTACGGGAGGTGCCCATGGAGACACAAGGTAACACTGCAAACAATAGCAGCAACGACTTATATGAGCAGTACATCAAACTGAAGACTGTCAAGATCAGTTTGGAGAATGGATTCCTGCCACTGGCACATCATGACCTCAAGATGGAGGGAAATGCAAATGCTGTGAGCACCATGGATGAAGAAGCATTTTATTATCACTTGTTGGGATTATTCCAAATACTCAATCAGCTCACCCAAGAAGCCAGAGAACTGACCAGCAAGTACAAGGATCTCCTTGGTGCAACAAGATAA
- the KCTD14 gene encoding BTB/POZ domain-containing protein KCTD14: MSVSEYRTTGKQITSSLQSLSPIVQLNIGGEIYATTLSTLRKCPGSKLYDMFNGQPKLRTDSEGRFFIDREGKNFKYILEYLRSSQVPTQCIQEVYKEAVFYEIEPLVKKLEETPQIFGEQVGRKQFLARVPNYSENIEVMIRIARAEVIASRYSNVIVCVVRTEEDASKCNDALNSLDMDKESLVKFGPWKASPGISDLLDCIKLDIEEKGYNVSFHSHVADKGFRFKSYDFLCKFLYKFVFTWW, from the coding sequence TTGTCACCGATTGTCCAGCTAAACATTGGTGGAGAGATATATGCTACAACACTAAGCACTTTGAGGAAGTGTCCTGGGTCCAAACTGTATGACATGTTCAATGGGCAGCCAAAACTTCGCACAGACTCTGAAGGACGATTCTTTATCGACAGAGAAGGAAAGAACTTCAAATACATCCTGGAATACCTGCGGAGCAGCCAAGTTCCTACTCAATGTATCCAAGAGGTATACAAAGAGGCTGTCTTCTATGAGATTGAACCACTGGTGAAGAAATTGGAAGAAACTCCACAGATCTTTGGGGAACAAGTTGGAAGGAAGCAGTTCCTGGCCCGAGTGCCCAACTATAGTGAGAATATTGAAGTGATGATACGCATTGCCAGAGCAGAGGTGATAGCCTCCCGCTACTCCAACGTCATTGTGTGCGTTGTGAGGACAGAGGAAGATGCATCCAAGTGCAATGACGCCCTAAACTCACTGGATATGGATAAGGAGTCTTTGGTCAAATTTGGCCCATGGAAAGCCTCACCAGGAATTTCTGATCTCCTTGACTGTATTAAGCTTGACATTGAAGAGAAAGGTTACAATGTGTCATTTCATTCTCATGTGGCCGATAAAGGTTTTAGGTTCAAGTCATATGACTTTTTGTGTAAATTTTTGTATAAGTTTGTATTCACTTGGTGGTAA